The following is a genomic window from Tachysurus fulvidraco isolate hzauxx_2018 chromosome 24, HZAU_PFXX_2.0, whole genome shotgun sequence.
tgtgagcctcagtgaaggatgtgtggcctgtgtgtgtgtgagcctcagtgaaggtgtggcctgtgtgtgtgtcaggcccAGTGAAGGTGTGGTGTGGCTTACTTAAGTCTATTTGGTGAGATATAAATCTCAGTGCTCTACAGTCAATAAACCTGTTAATCTGTTTCTCCCAATGGTATTATTTACAAGTCATAAAACTCCATGTAAATTTAATACACAAGTTGTCCCTGATTTATTAACcaataatgaatttaatttgCAGCAACTGAGGCAATTAAATTGGTCACTAGCTAAAACAAAATGGCAGAACTGACAGTTTAATTGCTCCCTTAAAATTCACACGGTAAAGATTACTTGATATTTGGAAGTAGCAAAACCTGGGAGTCATCCCCCCGGGCATCTATCTATCCTAAATAAAACTGCTAGTAAAAGAACAATGTACAAGGCAGCTTCATCATCACACATCCAAAGTGTGATAACTGAGAAAACAGACATTTAACCCGTGGTTCAACCTTTACCTCTCATCATTTAGTACAAATCATTataggggcggttctaggatttcatgtttaggggggcttagccttaagtgagaatttaaaacaagagttttatattatatattatatgactacatattaagccaaaagttatggtattatttaaaatggcaaaagtggacaccaaaattttatgcatgatgtaatgatgccagtcttgaatcgaatcagttcatgtatgtgtgtattctctacaaacagtgtgtccaatggatgcagttattaattaaaaaaaataactaatattcacaagacaaaaaccaaatcaataaatgttatttttatttagtattgaatggattgtttgcattaatattttgtttgtgctacaactctggtaataagaatagtgacatttcactgcttttggttgccgtctttgcgtctttgaGCTGATTAACGTTGTAAACGCcttcagctctgactgcgcgtgcacgctgcgcgtacccgtgcttctccgttcaaataaagcggACAGCTggagacgcacttttgaaagactacaacgcacgcgcgtaaaaggaaaataaaaaaaatcgctcttggatcaaactgataaataattttctttcccgtcgacgacatgtcctgcattttaacgtaatttttattgtttatttatgaaagtaaaaattatacttttagttttaaggtggttgagatcacagacaggggactgaagccaccctaaaaaagggctagaaccgcccctgcacCCTAATCATGACGGTTGGCTTTTTTGGAGAATAAACTTTTTTCTTGGAAgagacattttaatataaaatcaaaaaaAGCTGTTCTGAGATTTTTATGACCTTCCCAGAGCAAACTGCTGATCAAGAGCAAgtgttaaaaattaaataatttccaGAAGACAAACAGCTGAGCTCATATTCAACCCAGATCATGTTCACCTGCTCGTTtcatgcgtttgtgtgtgtgtgtgtgtgtgtgtgtgtgtgtgtgtgtgtgtaatataattaATCCCAGAAAGGGATTTTTCACATTAAAAACAGATGGTAATGCAGActgtaaaacatgtttaaaccTGATCACAACCAAAAATCAATTTCTCTCAAAAACTCCTCTGTAGGCATtaagtattaattattaataagaaataaaaactgacTCTTGGATGCTTGAAGTACTTTGCATTGACGCATAAAACAACCTGGACTTCTACatgcatatttatttcatttttggaCCATCAACAACCAAatgtttgatttgttaaaaaaaaaaaaaaaaattatatacagaataaaatatataaagaataaaaatgtattaagcCAATCTTTTTAGCCCAGTTCATTTTTGGAATTTGGGACAATTCTGAGACAAACTGGAGGATTTTGCTGTAGGTGTGTCTCAAGATTAaagccaacaaaaaaaaaaagtcatgcatACTGAAGGAAATTTGACTAATGGTAAAAGATCCTTTATACCATGGCATGATTAGACAAAGATCAGGGCAGGGTTGCTCAGAATAACCAGGAAAGCAGCTGAAGTTGGTAAGTATTCTGTCAGTAACAGGTAGCATTATTCAAAAATCTGTCCATCGGATTGGTCAGACCTTAAGTAGTAGGTTGTATTGGTtagaattcattcattacatTAACCTAGGAGCAGTCAGGATTGGTCAGCCTTCCTTCTGTAGCAGTCAGGATTGGTCAGCCTTCCTTCTGTAGCAGTCAGGATTGGTCAGCCTTCCTTCTGTAGCAGTCAGGATTGGTCAGCCTTCCTTCTGTAGCAGTCAGGATTGGTCAGCCTTCCTTCTGTAGCAGTCAGGATTGGTCAGCCTTCCTTCTGTAGCAGTCAGGATTGGTCAGCCTTCCTTCTGTAGCAGTCAGGATTGGTCAGACTTCCTTCAGGAGTGGGTGGGATTGGGAAGAATTCCTTCATGAGAGGGCAGGACTGCTCAGAATGATTTTGGTATCGGGCAAGATTGGACGTAATTCCTTCAATAGCAAAGGATTGCTCAGAATTCCTTTGGAAGTGGGTGAGATTGCTCAAAATGTATACAACAGAATGGAAGAAAGGATCGGTCAGATAAAAGCACACACCTCGGCTGTACTGTATTCGCTCGTTTTTTGATTCAGGAAAGACTGGCGATCGAGtcgttataaaaatataatgatgTGTGTAACCCGTCTGAGAACAATTTTATTTGGAACTATAATGTCTGTAAAGATAACTGACATACTTTAATCCTTGGATTAATTGTTTCATGAGTTCAAGTTTTGAAAACAGCAATTGGCCACACTGAAGTGTTTAAACTGCCACCACCTGGCAAAGCCGCATCTTTTGATGCATTTATTTTCacgaaataaatagaaatgaagaATAATGTTACTAATAAGTCATTGATTAATTTGCATATAGATGATACAAAAATCTGTTTTCAGGAGGTCAAATGGTGTTTCAAATGTTTCAGGATCTGAGATGCATGAATCAGTACAGGGTCACGGTGAGGATATTCATCAAAGGGTGTGGAATCTGTGGGAGGAGACGATAATGACTCAAGATACCCGCCTTCtgctccacccacacacccacctaAACAAAactagacacacaaacacaaccacacacacccacacccacctaAACAAAACTAGACACACCAAAAcgcaaccacacaaacacaccacaaacatatccacacccacaaacacacccacaccgctgtttttttttataacttccATGATAAATCAGCACTGACTCCTGCAGAAGCTGAAAAAACTATAAAGGCAGCTCCAGCTAAGGTtcacaccctgtgtgtgtgtgtcttgagtGTCTGTCCTGTGCAAAGGGTTCACAGTGACAGCAAAAGTGCACTCAAGTGGTTTATAAATTAATACTGTGAAGCAGTCTGGTCGTGTGCAGCAGAAACCACCCCATCGTCTCCACTACCAACCACCCCATCTCTCCCGACCCCAACCCTACCTACTCTGCcccccgcacacacacccacgatGGCCATTCATGGTGGGAGGATCTCCAACAGAGCATCACGAGTGTTCTGCGCCACTTTGTCAGGAAACTTCACAACAAACTCCAGCACCATGTCTCCTCTCTTATCGGGACATTTGGACAGGGGTAGTCCCTCACCCACGACCCTCTTCTTCATGCCTGGTTTGATGACGTCACGACATGCCACGGTGATGGTCCGGCCGTCCAGCGTCGGCGCGGTGATCGAGCAGCCACAGAGCGCCTGTAGATATTGGGGGGGGAAAAACCCACATAAACAATAAAGCTCACTTTGTCATCTATAACCAACTCAGCTAAAAAGTTGGATTTCAACAGTGCTGTAGTATAAAGAGCCAGCTTTAACCAAAAGGACACTCACGTCTCGGAGGGAAATCTTTACAGAGTAGATTATATCTGAGCCGTCTCTGCGGAATACCGAATGTGTCTTGTCTTTTACAACAAACACAATGTCAGCGGGGATGTTAGTGGGTGTCTCGTCTCCCTCTTTAGGGAACGTGATCTTCGTGCCCTCCTTCCAGCCAGGCCTAATGTTCACGGTGAGGATCTTGTCCTCGGTGCGGACCGTGCGGCCGTCTGGGTTCAGCCGCTTACGTGAGATCTTCATCTTCTTAGTGCAGCCAGAGAACACCTCCTCCAAGCTCACCTTGAGCTCGTGAATAACAGGAGGGTCTTTCTTCTTCTCCCGTGCAGCATGCACACCGCCGATGCGGGTCTTAAAGGGCCTGGGAAAGCCTCCCATGCCCCCCATGCCAAACGCCGCAAAGGGGTCATCCACGTCCATGTCATCGTCATCAGCTCCGTGGGAGAAGAACTGATCAAATGGACTACGGCTTCCGAAGAACTCAGCAAACATGGCGTGTGGATCTCCGTGGAACGCATAGCTTGACCCACTCGTTCCAGAACCTCCAGTATGGCCTTTAAGTCCTGGAAGGAGAGAAACAACAAATAATTTTTCAAATCCTTAAAAGCCATCCTGTTTGTCCCCACCTGACCTCACCGCCAGGCTGAAACTACACCTTCTAGGAAAAAAGAGCAGAACTAAGCAGTGCGCCTAGTCCTGTGGCACGGTTTTTTATATAACCTTTTTTTATCACGCCCATCACTCAAGCCCACGCCCATCACTCAAGCCCACGCCCATCACTCAAGCCCACGCCCATCACTCAAGCCCACGCCCATCACTCAAGCCCACACCCATCACTTAAGCCCACGCCCATCACTCATAAATCACGCCCATCACTCAAGCCCACGCCCATCACTCAAAATCACACCCATAACTCAAAATCACACCCATCACTCATAATCACGCCATTCACTCAAGCCCACGCCCATCACTCATAATCACGCCCATCACTCAAAATCACACCCATCACTCATAATCACGCCCATCACTCAATCACGCCCATAACTCAATCACGCCCATAACTCATAATCACACCCATCACTCATAATCACGCCCATCACTCAAAATCACACCCATCACTCATAATCACACCCATCACTCAATCACGCCCATCACTCAATCACGCCCATCACTCATAATCACGCCCATCACTCATAATCACACCCATCACTCATAATCACGCCCATCACTCATAATCACGCCCATCACTCATAATCACGCCCATCACTCATAATCACGCCCATCACTCATAATCACGCCCATCACTCATAATCACACCCATCACTCATAATCACGCCCATCAGTCAAGCCCACGCCCAACAGTCAAGCCCACGACCATCATTCAAGCCCACCACTCATAATCAAGGCCATCGCTCATAATCTCGCCCATCGCTGAAGCCCACACCCATCACTCAAGCCCACGCCCATCACTCATAATTACGCCCATCACTCAAGCCCACGCCCATCACTCATAATCACACCCATCACTCAAGCCCACGCCCATCACTCATAATCTCGCCCATCACTCAAGCCCACGCCCATCACTCATAATCTCGCCCATCACTCAAGCCCACGCCCATCACTCATAATCACACCCATCACTCAAGCCCACGCCCATCACTCATAATCACACCCATCACTCAAGCCCATGCCCATCACTCATAATCTCGCCCATCACTCAAGCCCACGCCCATCACTCATAATCACACCCATCACTCAAGCCCACGCCCATCACTCAAGCCCACGCCCATCACTCAAGCCCACGCCCATCACTCAAGCCCACGCCCATCACTCAAGCCCACACCCATCACTCAAGCCCACACCCATCACTTAAGCCCACGCCCATCACTTAAGCCCACGCCCATCACTCATAAATCACGCCCATCACTCAAGCCCACGCCCATCACTCAAAATCACACCCATAACTCAAAATCACACCCATAACTCAAAATCACGCCCATCACTCATAATCACGCCATTCACTCAAGCCCACGCCCATCACTCATAATCATGCCCATCACTCAAAATCACACCCATCACTCATAATCATGCCCATCACTCAATCACGCCCATCACTCATAATCACACCCATCACTCATAATCACGCCATTCACTCAAGCCCACGCCCATCACTCATAATCACGCCCATCACTCAAGCCCACGCCCATCACTCATAATCACGCCCATCACTCAAAATCACACCCATCACTCATAATCACGCCCATCACTCAATCACGCCCATCACTCAATCACGCCCATCACTCAATCACGCCCATCACTCATAATCACGCCCATCACTCATAATCACGCCCATCACTCATAATCACGCCCATCACTCATAATCACGCCCATCACTC
Proteins encoded in this region:
- the dnajb1a gene encoding dnaJ homolog subfamily B member 1a, with product MSKDYYKVLGIQKGASDDEIKKAYRKQALRFHPDKNKSPGAEDQFKEIAEAYDVLSDAKKRDIYDRYGEEGLKGHTGGSGTSGSSYAFHGDPHAMFAEFFGSRSPFDQFFSHGADDDDMDVDDPFAAFGMGGMGGFPRPFKTRIGGVHAAREKKKDPPVIHELKVSLEEVFSGCTKKMKISRKRLNPDGRTVRTEDKILTVNIRPGWKEGTKITFPKEGDETPTNIPADIVFVVKDKTHSVFRRDGSDIIYSVKISLRDALCGCSITAPTLDGRTITVACRDVIKPGMKKRVVGEGLPLSKCPDKRGDMVLEFVVKFPDKVAQNTRDALLEILPP